The Parcubacteria group bacterium genome has a window encoding:
- the cgtA gene encoding Obg family GTPase CgtA: MIIDDVTIDVKAGRGGDGVALFARAKFDQGPTGGNGGRGGNVLLKGVSDLGALRPFRSTKNVKAEAGKNGEQNTCTGADGAGVTISVPVGTVAHDLTHDKIYEIISVGQKVVVAKGGNGGFGNHHFRSSRNTSPKIAKAGQEGEHIRLRLELKMIADVGFVGYPNVGKSSLLNELTNAQSKVANYNFTTLEPHLGVYYDLILADIPGLIEGAAEGKGLGHKFLRHIERTCILFHFIAATSTRPVADYRAIRKELHKFNPLLSEKPEWIVVSKTDECTEKKVQSVVKKLQKVNPHVVTVSILDDTMMTDIKKILNDIKDHK; the protein is encoded by the coding sequence ATGATCATTGATGATGTAACGATTGATGTAAAGGCGGGTCGTGGAGGGGATGGCGTGGCGCTTTTTGCGCGCGCAAAATTCGATCAGGGTCCGACTGGCGGAAATGGCGGACGCGGTGGCAACGTTTTACTCAAAGGTGTTTCCGATTTGGGTGCCCTTCGACCGTTTCGCTCGACCAAAAATGTAAAAGCGGAGGCGGGAAAGAATGGGGAACAAAACACCTGCACGGGTGCTGATGGCGCAGGGGTTACGATCTCTGTCCCGGTGGGAACGGTTGCACATGACCTGACGCATGACAAAATATATGAGATCATTTCTGTCGGTCAAAAGGTTGTGGTGGCAAAAGGGGGAAATGGCGGTTTCGGCAATCATCATTTTCGTTCCAGTCGAAACACATCGCCAAAAATAGCCAAAGCGGGTCAGGAAGGGGAACACATCCGATTGCGTCTGGAGTTAAAGATGATCGCTGACGTGGGATTTGTGGGTTATCCCAATGTGGGCAAGTCCAGTTTGCTCAATGAGCTTACCAATGCGCAGAGCAAAGTTGCCAATTATAATTTCACGACGTTGGAACCGCATCTTGGTGTGTATTATGATCTTATTCTGGCGGATATTCCGGGATTGATCGAAGGCGCGGCAGAGGGGAAAGGTCTGGGGCATAAATTTTTGCGACACATTGAGCGTACGTGCATCCTTTTTCACTTCATTGCGGCGACAAGCACGCGTCCTGTAGCGGATTATCGTGCAATTCGCAAAGAATTACACAAATTCAATCCGTTGTTGTCTGAAAAACCGGAATGGATCGTTGTAAGCAAGACGGATGAATGCACGGAAAAGAAAGTTCAATCTGTGGTGAAAAAATTACAAAAGGTCAATCCGCATGTCGTGACAGTGTCGATCTTGGATGATACAATGATGACGGATATTAAAAAGATCTTGAACGATATCAAAGATCACAAGTAA
- a CDS encoding metallophosphoesterase, with product MKKIISICIAGVVVLWGGLFAFYMWHVYTDHVQTRQNLAEAQRVSDAIPLWHKKIATNQQIKIGMITDTHVHPSRINRGDERPNAPRYLDGKDKRTIGQFVQQMNVFHPDFVVHLGDVIEGTKDSDFIGMQGLQLVSEELQKGNVPVYWAIGNHDLRSVTKEQFRDTLGMSALDQVFDAGDYRFIILDASYNFEDLPTSPGVNSYVPGKLPPQTLAWFKKQLETDKRVFVFIHQGTFLQNIPGDSEIQEDEAVESENEEELNEENINGIEYNMKGSIANAQELSDILKDYRVDAIFNGHMEARAYEVIDHTAHYSLTGTEKSETYPASFYELTISGGVPSVTMYYTSPIDRKQHVVYFESGEK from the coding sequence ATGAAAAAGATCATCTCTATATGTATTGCAGGCGTGGTTGTTTTATGGGGTGGTCTTTTTGCATTTTATATGTGGCACGTGTACACAGATCATGTGCAAACACGACAAAATCTTGCAGAGGCACAAAGGGTAAGCGACGCGATTCCTCTGTGGCACAAAAAGATCGCAACAAATCAACAGATCAAGATCGGCATGATCACTGACACACACGTGCATCCCTCCAGGATCAATAGGGGTGATGAACGCCCGAATGCGCCCCGGTATCTTGACGGTAAAGATAAAAGGACTATTGGTCAATTTGTGCAGCAAATGAATGTCTTTCACCCTGACTTTGTCGTGCATTTGGGAGATGTGATCGAGGGTACAAAAGATAGTGATTTTATCGGTATGCAGGGATTACAGTTGGTGTCCGAGGAATTACAAAAAGGAAATGTCCCTGTGTATTGGGCGATCGGCAATCACGATTTGCGCAGTGTCACAAAAGAACAATTTCGCGATACGCTTGGCATGAGCGCATTGGATCAGGTTTTTGATGCAGGTGATTATCGTTTCATCATTCTTGATGCAAGCTATAATTTTGAAGACCTTCCGACATCCCCGGGTGTAAATTCGTATGTTCCGGGGAAATTGCCACCACAGACGTTGGCGTGGTTCAAAAAGCAATTGGAAACGGATAAGCGTGTGTTTGTGTTTATCCATCAAGGAACATTTTTGCAAAATATACCCGGTGATTCGGAAATACAAGAAGACGAAGCAGTTGAAAGTGAAAATGAAGAAGAATTAAATGAAGAAAACATCAATGGCATAGAGTATAATATGAAAGGCTCTATCGCAAATGCGCAAGAACTTAGTGATATCCTCAAAGACTATCGCGTTGATGCGATATTTAACGGACACATGGAAGCGCGTGCGTATGAGGTGATCGATCATACGGCGCATTATTCTTTGACAGGTACAGAAAAAAGCGAAACATATCCCGCGTCATTTTATGAGTTGACGATCAGTGGGGGCGTGCCAAGCGTGACCATGTATTATACATCGCCGATCGATCGCAAACAGCATGTGGTATATTTTGAAAGTGGTGAGAAATGA
- a CDS encoding prohibitin family protein codes for MDTLWNIIIVLAIYIVFIRKILRAQIIKNPQSPRFVYILYNPIKELISYAGGAKSNIKTASFTSKNTSMFNIKGKILWIAGIILIIVIVMNIFIVIPAGQTGVRTLFGRVNEKEMSSGLHIIDPLENVERMSIRTEEYTMSITQGEGQKSGADQITALTNEGLQVDLDITVFYHLDEESASDVYKNLGVNYQEKIIRPEIRSAIREVVARYNAKDIYSEKRNEVADGIRTKLSETIDPRGIMVEQVLLRNVTLPASLSKSIQEKLQAEQESQRYEFVLQKETKEAERKRVEAAGQRDSQAIINESLSAKYLQYLYIKELKDRQGTIYVPTGADGLPIFKSVE; via the coding sequence ATGGATACATTGTGGAACATAATCATCGTACTTGCTATATACATTGTGTTTATTCGCAAGATACTTCGCGCACAGATCATCAAAAATCCGCAGTCACCGCGTTTTGTCTACATTCTCTATAATCCGATCAAAGAGTTGATCAGTTATGCAGGAGGCGCAAAAAGCAATATCAAAACAGCATCATTTACATCTAAGAATACATCTATGTTTAATATCAAGGGAAAGATTTTGTGGATCGCGGGTATCATTTTAATTATTGTGATCGTGATGAATATTTTTATCGTGATCCCCGCAGGGCAGACAGGTGTGCGCACATTGTTTGGACGTGTCAATGAGAAAGAAATGTCGTCAGGGTTGCATATCATCGATCCGTTGGAAAATGTGGAGCGTATGAGCATTCGTACAGAAGAATACACGATGAGTATCACGCAGGGTGAAGGACAAAAATCCGGAGCAGATCAGATCACAGCGCTCACAAATGAAGGATTGCAGGTTGATCTCGATATTACGGTTTTTTATCATCTTGATGAAGAGAGTGCATCGGACGTGTACAAAAATCTTGGCGTGAATTATCAGGAAAAAATTATCCGTCCGGAAATTCGTTCTGCGATCCGTGAAGTTGTGGCGCGATATAATGCCAAGGATATCTATAGTGAGAAACGCAATGAAGTAGCCGATGGCATTCGCACAAAATTGTCTGAGACGATCGACCCGCGCGGTATTATGGTGGAGCAAGTGTTGTTGCGCAATGTGACACTTCCGGCAAGTCTTTCAAAAAGTATTCAGGAAAAATTGCAAGCAGAGCAAGAATCGCAACGCTATGAATTTGTGTTGCAAAAAGAGACAAAAGAAGCGGAGCGCAAACGCGTAGAGGCGGCGGGACAGCGTGATTCGCAAGCGATCATCAATGAATCGCTCAGTGCAAAATATCTCCAATATCTCTACATCAAAGAACTCAAAGATCGCCAAGGAACGATCTATGTGCCGACCGGTGCTGACGGGTTGCCGATCTTTAAGAGCGTAGAATAA
- a CDS encoding MGMT family protein, producing MKCHAKVGGRPGKPAYRTPSTFQAKVYAVVKKIPKGETMTYKQVAQHIDQPRAYRAVGNALNKNYDPAIPCHRVVRSDGTIGGYNRGSQKKKDILAKEKDA from the coding sequence ATGAAATGTCATGCAAAAGTTGGTGGGCGACCGGGCAAGCCGGCATATCGCACGCCGTCCACATTTCAAGCGAAAGTGTATGCTGTGGTCAAAAAGATCCCAAAGGGTGAGACGATGACATATAAACAAGTGGCGCAACATATTGACCAGCCTCGCGCATATCGCGCCGTCGGAAATGCGCTCAATAAAAATTATGATCCTGCCATTCCGTGTCACCGCGTTGTCCGTAGCGATGGAACGATCGGCGGTTATAATCGTGGCAGTCAAAAAAAGAAAGATATTCTCGCAAAAGAAAAAGATGCGTAG
- a CDS encoding acetate--CoA ligase family protein, giving the protein MKQKFERLFKPRSIAVVGASDVQGKVGHMIAQNLIAHSYQGAVYFVNPARNTILDQTCYPTLADLPKKVDCAIIAVPAHLVYDIIHHGKERCKNFVVISAGFGETGIAGHNQEMQLATFAQEHDITILGPNCLGFLVPPLGVNASFAPGLPHEGNIALISQSGALAVAAMDKAQEEHIGFSAVVSTGNEMLVTAADLVRYFADDTATKTIILYMEGVVRGEDFLHAVRYAREKDKTVAVLKAGRTDDAQKAIALHTGSLAGSDEIFGSALKKAGGIRLQTIEELFATMVYVSHYEIFKKDEIHIGIVTNAGGPGVLTTDAIAELCGLRMSVLSAKTKKDLLHTLPQAASVHNPVDVLGDAGVERYSAGMQAVISDKNTDIVIALLTPQAQTPVMDIARGIVAFCKENKKQVIASFVGGERVAGAVAYLRDNGVVHYASLQCILDVLARFTEKQTHYRYPVTRSGARERKKEMTKVLSGAKDRGALYFEECATVAQIYGISVSRFFDITKGLSAQQRIAYPCVAKIDDPHVLHKTDRGGVILPIRNLAELHRAQSHLLHLFASRSARVIVQPLLPIKMELIIGMKRDPKFGVVVIVGLGGIYAEVFRVTEFFIAPLSIAEIRDILLHGSLGFLFAKTRGMHAYHLEVVAHSVLQVSLIGVENAVVQAIDINPFLVYNDDREDVAVDFKIIIKN; this is encoded by the coding sequence ATGAAACAAAAATTTGAACGATTGTTCAAACCGCGTTCGATCGCAGTTGTCGGTGCAAGTGATGTGCAAGGGAAGGTGGGACATATGATCGCACAAAATCTCATCGCACACTCCTATCAAGGAGCAGTGTATTTTGTCAATCCTGCGCGCAACACAATTCTCGATCAGACGTGTTATCCCACTTTGGCAGATCTGCCAAAGAAAGTGGACTGTGCCATCATCGCCGTACCGGCGCATCTCGTGTATGACATTATCCATCACGGCAAAGAACGGTGCAAAAATTTTGTTGTGATCTCGGCGGGATTTGGTGAAACGGGCATAGCGGGACACAATCAGGAAATGCAACTCGCAACTTTCGCACAAGAGCACGATATCACGATCTTGGGTCCGAATTGTTTGGGATTTCTTGTACCGCCGCTTGGCGTAAATGCCTCGTTTGCGCCAGGGTTACCGCATGAGGGAAACATTGCTCTTATCTCTCAATCAGGTGCGCTTGCTGTGGCGGCAATGGACAAAGCGCAAGAGGAACACATTGGTTTTTCGGCTGTTGTATCAACGGGAAATGAGATGCTTGTGACTGCGGCAGATCTCGTCAGGTATTTTGCCGATGATACGGCAACAAAAACGATCATTTTGTACATGGAGGGTGTCGTGCGGGGCGAAGATTTCCTCCATGCAGTGCGCTATGCGAGAGAAAAAGACAAGACGGTCGCAGTGCTCAAAGCGGGACGTACGGACGACGCGCAAAAAGCGATTGCTCTTCACACGGGCTCTCTTGCAGGCAGTGATGAGATCTTTGGCTCTGCGTTAAAAAAGGCCGGTGGCATACGACTGCAAACGATCGAAGAACTTTTTGCGACAATGGTGTATGTATCGCATTATGAGATCTTTAAAAAGGATGAAATTCATATAGGTATCGTGACAAATGCGGGTGGTCCCGGCGTACTTACTACCGATGCCATCGCGGAATTATGCGGTTTGCGCATGAGCGTATTGAGTGCAAAAACAAAAAAAGATCTCCTGCACACTTTGCCGCAGGCGGCATCGGTGCACAATCCTGTCGATGTACTTGGTGATGCGGGCGTAGAGCGCTATTCTGCCGGCATGCAGGCAGTTATTTCCGATAAAAATACAGACATTGTCATCGCACTCTTGACGCCACAAGCTCAAACGCCGGTAATGGATATTGCACGAGGCATCGTCGCATTTTGCAAAGAAAATAAAAAACAGGTCATCGCGTCATTTGTCGGGGGAGAGCGTGTTGCAGGAGCTGTCGCATACTTGCGTGATAATGGTGTCGTGCACTATGCTTCTTTGCAATGCATCTTGGATGTACTTGCGCGTTTTACAGAAAAGCAGACACACTATCGTTATCCGGTGACGAGAAGCGGCGCGCGTGAGCGCAAAAAAGAAATGACGAAAGTATTGTCCGGTGCAAAAGATCGCGGAGCCCTCTATTTTGAAGAATGTGCGACTGTTGCGCAGATCTATGGTATATCAGTGAGCAGATTTTTTGATATCACTAAAGGATTGTCAGCGCAGCAAAGGATCGCGTATCCGTGTGTTGCCAAAATTGACGATCCACACGTATTGCACAAGACTGATCGTGGCGGTGTGATCTTGCCGATCCGCAATCTGGCGGAACTTCATCGTGCGCAATCGCATCTTCTCCATCTGTTTGCCTCACGCAGTGCGCGTGTCATTGTCCAACCGCTTCTGCCGATCAAGATGGAATTGATCATCGGCATGAAAAGGGATCCAAAGTTTGGTGTGGTTGTCATCGTGGGACTTGGTGGCATATACGCAGAGGTTTTTCGTGTGACAGAATTTTTTATTGCGCCACTTTCGATCGCAGAGATCAGAGACATCCTCTTGCACGGATCACTTGGATTTTTGTTTGCAAAAACGCGCGGGATGCATGCATATCACCTTGAAGTGGTTGCGCACTCTGTTTTGCAGGTGTCTCTTATTGGTGTGGAAAATGCGGTGGTGCAGGCTATCGATATAAATCCGTTTTTGGTTTATAATGACGATAGAGAAGATGTCGCTGTGGATTTTAAAATAATTATAAAAAATTAA
- a CDS encoding response regulator, producing MTLQNKNNHFLGKQDDHVDNDDVVDIFDQYGAGDDVGTAVTPQTQDLSDEQVGTVATEDLVQEKDPVAFVDESMTEENGNDASVAPHVPLDEKKWEADYEGGKEKIVAQPIVSEPVVETAPLPDVPKKQEKVIESEEKKDDAPKAEEPIAVVPEGEVPSTPEPPVHVSEKQTEPVAAPLKENMNSVVQAENREDIKKSFVQSQKQVTSRRVKIDPSKKTIAIVDDDVDTLDMYANIFEMADYNVICASDGLEALGMISEHTPHVIFTGIVMPRMDGFAMIEALKQNKRTADIPVVINSHLGRETDRKRAEELGARDFIIRGFTPPREAVERIGALLLRSEYIFRFDIHDTEARKLVKDLGASNFFVCPRGQEMVLKLSITDPKELLFSARFSCVDQKTDKK from the coding sequence ATGACTCTGCAAAATAAAAACAACCATTTTCTTGGCAAGCAAGATGATCATGTTGATAATGATGACGTTGTTGATATCTTCGATCAATATGGCGCAGGGGATGATGTGGGTACTGCTGTGACACCACAAACGCAAGATCTGTCTGATGAGCAAGTAGGGACTGTCGCGACAGAGGATCTCGTACAAGAAAAGGATCCTGTCGCATTTGTGGACGAATCCATGACAGAGGAAAACGGCAATGACGCGTCTGTTGCACCGCATGTGCCTTTGGATGAAAAGAAATGGGAAGCGGATTATGAGGGTGGTAAAGAAAAAATCGTTGCGCAACCGATCGTAAGTGAACCGGTGGTGGAAACGGCGCCATTGCCCGATGTACCGAAAAAACAAGAAAAAGTCATAGAAAGTGAAGAAAAAAAAGATGATGCACCAAAAGCGGAAGAGCCGATTGCAGTGGTGCCGGAAGGAGAAGTGCCAAGTACGCCAGAGCCACCTGTGCATGTTTCAGAAAAACAGACAGAGCCGGTCGCCGCACCGCTCAAGGAAAACATGAACTCGGTGGTACAAGCGGAAAATCGTGAAGATATCAAAAAAAGTTTTGTGCAATCACAAAAGCAAGTGACTTCTCGAAGGGTAAAGATCGATCCAAGCAAAAAAACGATTGCGATCGTTGATGATGATGTTGATACGCTTGATATGTATGCCAATATTTTTGAGATGGCGGACTACAACGTCATTTGTGCTTCCGATGGATTGGAAGCCTTGGGCATGATCAGCGAACACACGCCACACGTGATCTTTACAGGTATCGTCATGCCACGTATGGATGGTTTTGCGATGATCGAGGCACTCAAACAAAACAAGCGTACTGCTGATATTCCTGTGGTGATCAATTCGCATCTCGGGAGAGAGACTGATCGCAAACGCGCTGAAGAATTGGGTGCGCGCGATTTCATCATTCGCGGGTTTACGCCACCACGTGAAGCGGTGGAACGTATCGGTGCATTGCTTTTGCGAAGCGAGTATATTTTTCGATTTGATATTCACGACACAGAAGCGCGGAAGCTCGTGAAGGATCTCGGTGCAAGTAATTTCTTTGTGTGTCCGCGCGGACAAGAGATGGTGCTTAAATTAAGTATTACTGATCCGAAG